Proteins co-encoded in one Chionomys nivalis chromosome 6, mChiNiv1.1, whole genome shotgun sequence genomic window:
- the C1d gene encoding nuclear nucleic acid-binding protein C1D: MAGEEMNEDYPVEIHESLSALESSLGAVDDMLKTMMSVSRNELLQKLDPLEQAKVDLVSAYTLNSMFWVYLATQGVNPKEHPVKQELERIRVYMNRVKEITDKKKAAKLDRGAASRFVKNALWEPKQKNTPNVANKGKSKH; encoded by the exons ATGGCAGGTGAAGAAATGAACGAGGACTATCCCGTGGAGATCCATGAGTCCTTGTCGGCCCTGGAGAGCTCCCTGGGTGCTGTGGATGACATGCTGAAGACCATGATGTCCGTTTCTAGGAACGAGTTGTTGCAGAag TTGGACCCACTTGAGCAAGCCAAGGTGGACTTAGTTTCTGCATACACATTAAATTCAATGTTTTGGG TTTATTTGGCAACTCAAGGAGTTAATCCTAAGGAGCATCCAGTGAAGCAAGAATTG GAAAGAATCAGAGTCTACATGAACAGAGTCAAGGAAATAACAGACAAGAAAAAGGCTGCCAAGCTGGACAGGGGTGCTGCCTCAAGATTTGTCAAAAACGCACTCTGGGAACCGAAACAGAAAAATACACCAAACGTTGCTAATAAAGGGAAGAGTAAACATTGA